Proteins encoded by one window of Manihot esculenta cultivar AM560-2 chromosome 10, M.esculenta_v8, whole genome shotgun sequence:
- the LOC110624504 gene encoding uncharacterized protein LOC110624504 isoform X1, with translation MSKVTETSNISAVPLTNNNSVSMGELQNIQAAYRLDGKNYQMWSRLVLTFLKERGKLSHLLGTGLDPKYPKFGPWAAQDSIVMSWLWNSMLPEISDAYMFLSTAKEIWEAIKQTYSKVHTAAQIYEIKTKISATKQGSQSVTEYSNYLKSLWQEMDYYEWIQTKCSEDAAILERYIEKDRIYDFLARLNIKFDAIRVEVLGKEELPSLNEVIAIVLAEEVRREVNAAMKNYSFEQRVSKSSGQTDLSKPFNKDSLWCTWCKKPRHTKEKCWKLHGKPQSMTKTCSKQGGRSKGQRQVHVGNTHSRNEDPPHVDLNNVETKKLKGRPVPQAAARSAPACSPTPQPDTIPFKHLAVNQAAPRAPVQSGGGGGSVPGTIRQGVGSASAYTIPDAVLGPERLARQAAARHTPCRSPAPQPDTVFSNHLSVNQAAPPAPVQSAGGESLLGTIGMGSASARRTPDAVLGLGRPFPLAAARHLPACSPPSRPDTFSLNHPSVNQAVPPDPVQSSSGGGSLLGTIGKERPAPQAAAACRSPPLQPDTISISHLSVNQAAPPAPVQSGGGGSLLGTIGQCMGSASAQTTPDVVLGPGRPTSQAAACHAPCHSPPSQPVNQDAPPTPVQSGGSGSLLETIGQGRPAQAAACHAPCHSPPPQPDIVSSNHLSVNQAVPPAPVQSGGGGSLLETIGQGRPAPQAAACSAPACDPPPLPDDVSLNHFAGFINEDPPPDPVQSGGGGGRSFLRAIGQGVVTVLGHTAIGAVLGPGVASFVVRTAFDAVVANVNIQQEVEGEAPEPANGKQHSAAAPTSTQAKDKQH, from the exons ATGTCAAAAGTCACAGAAACCAGTAACATATCTGCAGTGCCTCTGACCAACAACAATTCTGTTTCAATGGGAGAATTGCAGAATATTCAGGCAGCATATAGGTTGGATGGGAAAAATTATCAGATGTGGTCTCGATTGGTTCTTACCTTTCTGAAAGAAAGAGGGAAACTAAGTCACTTGCTCGGTACTGGTCTAGATCCAAAGTATCCTAAATTTGGTCCTTGGGCTGCACAAGACTCTATAGTGATGTCCTGGTTATGGAACTCTATGTTACCAGAAATCAGTGATGCCTACATGTTCCTTAGCACAGCGAAGGAAATATGGGAGGCTATTAAACAGACCTATTCAAAAGTTCATACTGCTGCACAAATTTATGAGATTAAGACCAAAATCTCAGCCACCAAACAAGGAAGTCAATCGGTGACAGAGTACTCCAATTACTTGAAGAGTTTATGGCAGGAGATGGATTATTATGAATGGATCCAGACGAAATGTAGTGAAGATGCTGCTATTCTTGAAAGGTATATTGAAAAAGATCGGATTTATGACTTTCTTGCAAGATTGAACATCAAGTTTGATGCAATAAGAGTAGAAGTGCTTGGAAAAGAAGAATTGCCATCTTTGAATGAGGTAATTGCAATTGTTCTTGCAGAGGAAGTAAGAAGGGAAGTTAATGCTGCTATGAAGAATTATAGCTTTGAGCAGCGTGTTAGTAAGAGCAGTGGGCAAACAGACCTGTCAAAGCCATTTAACAAGGATTCCTTGTGGTGCACATGGTGCAAAAAGCCTAGGCATACTAAAGAGAAGTGCTGGAAGCTTCATGGCAAACCTCAGTCCATGACTAAAACATGCTCAAAGCAGGGTGGAAGGTCAAAGGGACAGAGACAGGTCCATGTGGGAAACACACATTCTAGGAATGAGGATCCTCCACATGTTGATCTCAATAATGTAGAGACTAAGAAGTTAAAAG GAAGACCTGTTCCACAGGCTGCTGCTCGCTCTGCACCAGCATGTAGCCCAACACCCCAGCCAGATACTATTCCTTTTAAACATCTTGCAG TTAACCAAGCTGCTCCTCGAGCCCCTGTTCagagtggtggtggtggtggatcAGTGCCTGGAACCATACGGCAGG GTGTGGGTAGTGCTTCAGCATACACAATTCCAGATGCTGTATTGGGTCCTG AAAGACTTGCTCGTCAAGCTGCTGCTCGCCATACACCATGTCGCAGCCCAGCTCCCCAACCAGACACTGTTTTTTCAAATCATCTCTCAG TTAACCAAGCTGCTCCTCCAGCTCCAGTTCAGAGTGCTGGTGGTGAATCATTACTTGGAACCATAG GCATGGGTAGTGCTTCGGCACGGAGAACTCCAGATGCTGTGTTGGGTCTTG GAAGACCTTTTCCTCTAGCTGCTGCTCGCCATTTACCAGCATGCAGCCCACCGTCCCGACCGGATACATTTTCTTTAAATCATCCCTCAG TTAACCAAGCTGTTCCTCCAGATCCTGTTCAGAGTAGCAGTGGTGGTGGATCATTACTTGGAACCATAGGTAAGG AAAGACCTGCTCCTCAAGCTGCTGCTGCTTGTCGTAGCCCACCACTCCAACCAGATACTATTTCTATAAGTCATCTCTCAG TTAACCAAGCTGCTCCTCCAGCTCCTGTTCAGAGTGGTGGTGGTGGATCATTGCTTGGAACCATTGGTCAGT GTATGGGTAGTGCTTCAGCACAAACAACTCCGGATGTTGTGTTAGGTCCTG GAAGACCTACTTCTCAAGCTGCTGCTTGCCATGCACCCTGTCACAGCCCACCATCCCAGCCAG TTAACCAAGATGCTCCTCCAACTCCTGTTCAGAGTGGTGGTAGTGGATCATTGCTTGAAACTATTGGTCAGG GAAGACCTGCTCAAGCTGCTGCTTGCCATGCACCATGTCACAGCCCACCACCCCAACCAGATATTGTTTCTTCAAATCATCTCTCAG TTAACCAAGCTGTTCCTCCAGCTCCTGTTCAGAGTGGTGGTGGTGGATCATTGCTTGAAACCATTGGTCAGG GAAGACCTGCTCCTCAGGCTGCTGCTTGCTCTGCACCAGCATGCGACCCACCACCCCTACCAGATGATGTTTCTTTGAATCATTTTGCAGGTTTCA TTAACGAAGATCCTCCTCCAGATCCTGTTCAGAgcggtggtggtggaggtagaTCATTTCTGAGAGCCATAGGTCAAG GAGTGGTTACTGTTTTGGGGCACACAGCTATTGGTGCTGTGTTGGGTCCTG GAGTGGCTAGTTTTGTGGTTCGCACAGCTTTTGATGCTGTCGTAGCAAATGTTAACATTCAGCAGGAGGTGGAAGGGGAGGCGCCTGAACCAGCCAATGGCAAGCAACATTCGGCAGCTGCACCCACGTCCACTCAAGCCAAAGACAAGCAACATTAG
- the LOC110624504 gene encoding uncharacterized protein LOC110624504 isoform X7: MSKVTETSNISAVPLTNNNSVSMGELQNIQAAYRLDGKNYQMWSRLVLTFLKERGKLSHLLGTGLDPKYPKFGPWAAQDSIVMSWLWNSMLPEISDAYMFLSTAKEIWEAIKQTYSKVHTAAQIYEIKTKISATKQGSQSVTEYSNYLKSLWQEMDYYEWIQTKCSEDAAILERYIEKDRIYDFLARLNIKFDAIRVEVLGKEELPSLNEVIAIVLAEEVRREVNAAMKNYSFEQRVSKSSGQTDLSKPFNKDSLWCTWCKKPRHTKEKCWKLHGKPQSMTKTCSKQGGRSKGQRQVHVGNTHSRNEDPPHVDLNNVETKKLKGRPVPQAAARSAPACSPTPQPDTIPFKHLAVNQAAPPAPVQSAGGESLLGTIGMGSASARRTPDAVLGLGRPFPLAAARHLPACSPPSRPDTFSLNHPSVNQAVPPDPVQSSSGGGSLLGTIGKERPAPQAAAACRSPPLQPDTISISHLSVNQAAPPAPVQSGGGGSLLGTIGQCMGSASAQTTPDVVLGPGRPTSQAAACHAPCHSPPSQPVNQDAPPTPVQSGGSGSLLETIGQGRPAQAAACHAPCHSPPPQPDIVSSNHLSVNQAVPPAPVQSGGGGSLLETIGQGRPAPQAAACSAPACDPPPLPDDVSLNHFAGFINEDPPPDPVQSGGGGGRSFLRAIGQGVVTVLGHTAIGAVLGPGVASFVVRTAFDAVVANVNIQQEVEGEAPEPANGKQHSAAAPTSTQAKDKQH; this comes from the exons ATGTCAAAAGTCACAGAAACCAGTAACATATCTGCAGTGCCTCTGACCAACAACAATTCTGTTTCAATGGGAGAATTGCAGAATATTCAGGCAGCATATAGGTTGGATGGGAAAAATTATCAGATGTGGTCTCGATTGGTTCTTACCTTTCTGAAAGAAAGAGGGAAACTAAGTCACTTGCTCGGTACTGGTCTAGATCCAAAGTATCCTAAATTTGGTCCTTGGGCTGCACAAGACTCTATAGTGATGTCCTGGTTATGGAACTCTATGTTACCAGAAATCAGTGATGCCTACATGTTCCTTAGCACAGCGAAGGAAATATGGGAGGCTATTAAACAGACCTATTCAAAAGTTCATACTGCTGCACAAATTTATGAGATTAAGACCAAAATCTCAGCCACCAAACAAGGAAGTCAATCGGTGACAGAGTACTCCAATTACTTGAAGAGTTTATGGCAGGAGATGGATTATTATGAATGGATCCAGACGAAATGTAGTGAAGATGCTGCTATTCTTGAAAGGTATATTGAAAAAGATCGGATTTATGACTTTCTTGCAAGATTGAACATCAAGTTTGATGCAATAAGAGTAGAAGTGCTTGGAAAAGAAGAATTGCCATCTTTGAATGAGGTAATTGCAATTGTTCTTGCAGAGGAAGTAAGAAGGGAAGTTAATGCTGCTATGAAGAATTATAGCTTTGAGCAGCGTGTTAGTAAGAGCAGTGGGCAAACAGACCTGTCAAAGCCATTTAACAAGGATTCCTTGTGGTGCACATGGTGCAAAAAGCCTAGGCATACTAAAGAGAAGTGCTGGAAGCTTCATGGCAAACCTCAGTCCATGACTAAAACATGCTCAAAGCAGGGTGGAAGGTCAAAGGGACAGAGACAGGTCCATGTGGGAAACACACATTCTAGGAATGAGGATCCTCCACATGTTGATCTCAATAATGTAGAGACTAAGAAGTTAAAAG GAAGACCTGTTCCACAGGCTGCTGCTCGCTCTGCACCAGCATGTAGCCCAACACCCCAGCCAGATACTATTCCTTTTAAACATCTTGCAG TTAACCAAGCTGCTCCTCCAGCTCCAGTTCAGAGTGCTGGTGGTGAATCATTACTTGGAACCATAG GCATGGGTAGTGCTTCGGCACGGAGAACTCCAGATGCTGTGTTGGGTCTTG GAAGACCTTTTCCTCTAGCTGCTGCTCGCCATTTACCAGCATGCAGCCCACCGTCCCGACCGGATACATTTTCTTTAAATCATCCCTCAG TTAACCAAGCTGTTCCTCCAGATCCTGTTCAGAGTAGCAGTGGTGGTGGATCATTACTTGGAACCATAGGTAAGG AAAGACCTGCTCCTCAAGCTGCTGCTGCTTGTCGTAGCCCACCACTCCAACCAGATACTATTTCTATAAGTCATCTCTCAG TTAACCAAGCTGCTCCTCCAGCTCCTGTTCAGAGTGGTGGTGGTGGATCATTGCTTGGAACCATTGGTCAGT GTATGGGTAGTGCTTCAGCACAAACAACTCCGGATGTTGTGTTAGGTCCTG GAAGACCTACTTCTCAAGCTGCTGCTTGCCATGCACCCTGTCACAGCCCACCATCCCAGCCAG TTAACCAAGATGCTCCTCCAACTCCTGTTCAGAGTGGTGGTAGTGGATCATTGCTTGAAACTATTGGTCAGG GAAGACCTGCTCAAGCTGCTGCTTGCCATGCACCATGTCACAGCCCACCACCCCAACCAGATATTGTTTCTTCAAATCATCTCTCAG TTAACCAAGCTGTTCCTCCAGCTCCTGTTCAGAGTGGTGGTGGTGGATCATTGCTTGAAACCATTGGTCAGG GAAGACCTGCTCCTCAGGCTGCTGCTTGCTCTGCACCAGCATGCGACCCACCACCCCTACCAGATGATGTTTCTTTGAATCATTTTGCAGGTTTCA TTAACGAAGATCCTCCTCCAGATCCTGTTCAGAgcggtggtggtggaggtagaTCATTTCTGAGAGCCATAGGTCAAG GAGTGGTTACTGTTTTGGGGCACACAGCTATTGGTGCTGTGTTGGGTCCTG GAGTGGCTAGTTTTGTGGTTCGCACAGCTTTTGATGCTGTCGTAGCAAATGTTAACATTCAGCAGGAGGTGGAAGGGGAGGCGCCTGAACCAGCCAATGGCAAGCAACATTCGGCAGCTGCACCCACGTCCACTCAAGCCAAAGACAAGCAACATTAG
- the LOC110624504 gene encoding uncharacterized protein LOC110624504 isoform X3 gives MSKVTETSNISAVPLTNNNSVSMGELQNIQAAYRLDGKNYQMWSRLVLTFLKERGKLSHLLGTGLDPKYPKFGPWAAQDSIVMSWLWNSMLPEISDAYMFLSTAKEIWEAIKQTYSKVHTAAQIYEIKTKISATKQGSQSVTEYSNYLKSLWQEMDYYEWIQTKCSEDAAILERYIEKDRIYDFLARLNIKFDAIRVEVLGKEELPSLNEVIAIVLAEEVRREVNAAMKNYSFEQRVSKSSGQTDLSKPFNKDSLWCTWCKKPRHTKEKCWKLHGKPQSMTKTCSKQGGRSKGQRQVHVGNTHSRNEDPPHVDLNNVETKKLKGRPVPQAAARSAPACSPTPQPDTIPFKHLAVNQAAPRAPVQSGGGGGSVPGTIRQGVGSASAYTIPDAVLGPERLARQAAARHTPCRSPAPQPDTVFSNHLSVNQAAPPAPVQSAGGESLLGTIGMGSASARRTPDAVLGLGRPFPLAAARHLPACSPPSRPDTFSLNHPSVNQAVPPDPVQSSSGGGSLLGTIERPAPQAAAACRSPPLQPDTISISHLSVNQAAPPAPVQSGGGGSLLGTIGQCMGSASAQTTPDVVLGPGRPTSQAAACHAPCHSPPSQPVNQDAPPTPVQSGGSGSLLETIGQGRPAQAAACHAPCHSPPPQPDIVSSNHLSVNQAVPPAPVQSGGGGSLLETIGQGRPAPQAAACSAPACDPPPLPDDVSLNHFAGFINEDPPPDPVQSGGGGGRSFLRAIGQGVVTVLGHTAIGAVLGPGVASFVVRTAFDAVVANVNIQQEVEGEAPEPANGKQHSAAAPTSTQAKDKQH, from the exons ATGTCAAAAGTCACAGAAACCAGTAACATATCTGCAGTGCCTCTGACCAACAACAATTCTGTTTCAATGGGAGAATTGCAGAATATTCAGGCAGCATATAGGTTGGATGGGAAAAATTATCAGATGTGGTCTCGATTGGTTCTTACCTTTCTGAAAGAAAGAGGGAAACTAAGTCACTTGCTCGGTACTGGTCTAGATCCAAAGTATCCTAAATTTGGTCCTTGGGCTGCACAAGACTCTATAGTGATGTCCTGGTTATGGAACTCTATGTTACCAGAAATCAGTGATGCCTACATGTTCCTTAGCACAGCGAAGGAAATATGGGAGGCTATTAAACAGACCTATTCAAAAGTTCATACTGCTGCACAAATTTATGAGATTAAGACCAAAATCTCAGCCACCAAACAAGGAAGTCAATCGGTGACAGAGTACTCCAATTACTTGAAGAGTTTATGGCAGGAGATGGATTATTATGAATGGATCCAGACGAAATGTAGTGAAGATGCTGCTATTCTTGAAAGGTATATTGAAAAAGATCGGATTTATGACTTTCTTGCAAGATTGAACATCAAGTTTGATGCAATAAGAGTAGAAGTGCTTGGAAAAGAAGAATTGCCATCTTTGAATGAGGTAATTGCAATTGTTCTTGCAGAGGAAGTAAGAAGGGAAGTTAATGCTGCTATGAAGAATTATAGCTTTGAGCAGCGTGTTAGTAAGAGCAGTGGGCAAACAGACCTGTCAAAGCCATTTAACAAGGATTCCTTGTGGTGCACATGGTGCAAAAAGCCTAGGCATACTAAAGAGAAGTGCTGGAAGCTTCATGGCAAACCTCAGTCCATGACTAAAACATGCTCAAAGCAGGGTGGAAGGTCAAAGGGACAGAGACAGGTCCATGTGGGAAACACACATTCTAGGAATGAGGATCCTCCACATGTTGATCTCAATAATGTAGAGACTAAGAAGTTAAAAG GAAGACCTGTTCCACAGGCTGCTGCTCGCTCTGCACCAGCATGTAGCCCAACACCCCAGCCAGATACTATTCCTTTTAAACATCTTGCAG TTAACCAAGCTGCTCCTCGAGCCCCTGTTCagagtggtggtggtggtggatcAGTGCCTGGAACCATACGGCAGG GTGTGGGTAGTGCTTCAGCATACACAATTCCAGATGCTGTATTGGGTCCTG AAAGACTTGCTCGTCAAGCTGCTGCTCGCCATACACCATGTCGCAGCCCAGCTCCCCAACCAGACACTGTTTTTTCAAATCATCTCTCAG TTAACCAAGCTGCTCCTCCAGCTCCAGTTCAGAGTGCTGGTGGTGAATCATTACTTGGAACCATAG GCATGGGTAGTGCTTCGGCACGGAGAACTCCAGATGCTGTGTTGGGTCTTG GAAGACCTTTTCCTCTAGCTGCTGCTCGCCATTTACCAGCATGCAGCCCACCGTCCCGACCGGATACATTTTCTTTAAATCATCCCTCAG TTAACCAAGCTGTTCCTCCAGATCCTGTTCAGAGTAGCAGTGGTGGTGGATCATTACTTGGAACCATAG AAAGACCTGCTCCTCAAGCTGCTGCTGCTTGTCGTAGCCCACCACTCCAACCAGATACTATTTCTATAAGTCATCTCTCAG TTAACCAAGCTGCTCCTCCAGCTCCTGTTCAGAGTGGTGGTGGTGGATCATTGCTTGGAACCATTGGTCAGT GTATGGGTAGTGCTTCAGCACAAACAACTCCGGATGTTGTGTTAGGTCCTG GAAGACCTACTTCTCAAGCTGCTGCTTGCCATGCACCCTGTCACAGCCCACCATCCCAGCCAG TTAACCAAGATGCTCCTCCAACTCCTGTTCAGAGTGGTGGTAGTGGATCATTGCTTGAAACTATTGGTCAGG GAAGACCTGCTCAAGCTGCTGCTTGCCATGCACCATGTCACAGCCCACCACCCCAACCAGATATTGTTTCTTCAAATCATCTCTCAG TTAACCAAGCTGTTCCTCCAGCTCCTGTTCAGAGTGGTGGTGGTGGATCATTGCTTGAAACCATTGGTCAGG GAAGACCTGCTCCTCAGGCTGCTGCTTGCTCTGCACCAGCATGCGACCCACCACCCCTACCAGATGATGTTTCTTTGAATCATTTTGCAGGTTTCA TTAACGAAGATCCTCCTCCAGATCCTGTTCAGAgcggtggtggtggaggtagaTCATTTCTGAGAGCCATAGGTCAAG GAGTGGTTACTGTTTTGGGGCACACAGCTATTGGTGCTGTGTTGGGTCCTG GAGTGGCTAGTTTTGTGGTTCGCACAGCTTTTGATGCTGTCGTAGCAAATGTTAACATTCAGCAGGAGGTGGAAGGGGAGGCGCCTGAACCAGCCAATGGCAAGCAACATTCGGCAGCTGCACCCACGTCCACTCAAGCCAAAGACAAGCAACATTAG
- the LOC110624504 gene encoding uncharacterized protein LOC110624504 isoform X6: MSKVTETSNISAVPLTNNNSVSMGELQNIQAAYRLDGKNYQMWSRLVLTFLKERGKLSHLLGTGLDPKYPKFGPWAAQDSIVMSWLWNSMLPEISDAYMFLSTAKEIWEAIKQTYSKVHTAAQIYEIKTKISATKQGSQSVTEYSNYLKSLWQEMDYYEWIQTKCSEDAAILERYIEKDRIYDFLARLNIKFDAIRVEVLGKEELPSLNEVIAIVLAEEVRREVNAAMKNYSFEQRVSKSSGQTDLSKPFNKDSLWCTWCKKPRHTKEKCWKLHGKPQSMTKTCSKQGGRSKGQRQVHVGNTHSRNEDPPHVDLNNVETKKLKGRPVPQAAARSAPACSPTPQPDTIPFKHLAVNQAAPRAPVQSGGGGGSVPGTIRQGVGSASAYTIPDAVLGPERLARQAAARHTPCRSPAPQPDTVFSNHLSVNQAAPPAPVQSAGGESLLGTIGMGSASARRTPDAVLGLGRPFPLAAARHLPACSPPSRPDTFSLNHPSVNQAVPPDPVQSSSGGGSLLGTIGKERPAPQAAAACRSPPLQPDTISISHLSVNQAAPPAPVQSGGGGSLLGTIGMGSASAQTTPDVVLGRPTSQAAACHAPCHSPPSQPVNQDAPPTPVQSGGSGSLLETIGQGRPAQAAACHAPCHSPPPQPDIVSSNHLSVNQAVPPAPVQSGGGGSLLETIGQGRPAPQAAACSAPACDPPPLPDDVSLNHFAGFINEDPPPDPVQSGGGGGRSFLRAIGQGVVTVLGHTAIGAVLGPGVASFVVRTAFDAVVANVNIQQEVEGEAPEPANGKQHSAAAPTSTQAKDKQH, from the exons ATGTCAAAAGTCACAGAAACCAGTAACATATCTGCAGTGCCTCTGACCAACAACAATTCTGTTTCAATGGGAGAATTGCAGAATATTCAGGCAGCATATAGGTTGGATGGGAAAAATTATCAGATGTGGTCTCGATTGGTTCTTACCTTTCTGAAAGAAAGAGGGAAACTAAGTCACTTGCTCGGTACTGGTCTAGATCCAAAGTATCCTAAATTTGGTCCTTGGGCTGCACAAGACTCTATAGTGATGTCCTGGTTATGGAACTCTATGTTACCAGAAATCAGTGATGCCTACATGTTCCTTAGCACAGCGAAGGAAATATGGGAGGCTATTAAACAGACCTATTCAAAAGTTCATACTGCTGCACAAATTTATGAGATTAAGACCAAAATCTCAGCCACCAAACAAGGAAGTCAATCGGTGACAGAGTACTCCAATTACTTGAAGAGTTTATGGCAGGAGATGGATTATTATGAATGGATCCAGACGAAATGTAGTGAAGATGCTGCTATTCTTGAAAGGTATATTGAAAAAGATCGGATTTATGACTTTCTTGCAAGATTGAACATCAAGTTTGATGCAATAAGAGTAGAAGTGCTTGGAAAAGAAGAATTGCCATCTTTGAATGAGGTAATTGCAATTGTTCTTGCAGAGGAAGTAAGAAGGGAAGTTAATGCTGCTATGAAGAATTATAGCTTTGAGCAGCGTGTTAGTAAGAGCAGTGGGCAAACAGACCTGTCAAAGCCATTTAACAAGGATTCCTTGTGGTGCACATGGTGCAAAAAGCCTAGGCATACTAAAGAGAAGTGCTGGAAGCTTCATGGCAAACCTCAGTCCATGACTAAAACATGCTCAAAGCAGGGTGGAAGGTCAAAGGGACAGAGACAGGTCCATGTGGGAAACACACATTCTAGGAATGAGGATCCTCCACATGTTGATCTCAATAATGTAGAGACTAAGAAGTTAAAAG GAAGACCTGTTCCACAGGCTGCTGCTCGCTCTGCACCAGCATGTAGCCCAACACCCCAGCCAGATACTATTCCTTTTAAACATCTTGCAG TTAACCAAGCTGCTCCTCGAGCCCCTGTTCagagtggtggtggtggtggatcAGTGCCTGGAACCATACGGCAGG GTGTGGGTAGTGCTTCAGCATACACAATTCCAGATGCTGTATTGGGTCCTG AAAGACTTGCTCGTCAAGCTGCTGCTCGCCATACACCATGTCGCAGCCCAGCTCCCCAACCAGACACTGTTTTTTCAAATCATCTCTCAG TTAACCAAGCTGCTCCTCCAGCTCCAGTTCAGAGTGCTGGTGGTGAATCATTACTTGGAACCATAG GCATGGGTAGTGCTTCGGCACGGAGAACTCCAGATGCTGTGTTGGGTCTTG GAAGACCTTTTCCTCTAGCTGCTGCTCGCCATTTACCAGCATGCAGCCCACCGTCCCGACCGGATACATTTTCTTTAAATCATCCCTCAG TTAACCAAGCTGTTCCTCCAGATCCTGTTCAGAGTAGCAGTGGTGGTGGATCATTACTTGGAACCATAGGTAAGG AAAGACCTGCTCCTCAAGCTGCTGCTGCTTGTCGTAGCCCACCACTCCAACCAGATACTATTTCTATAAGTCATCTCTCAG TTAACCAAGCTGCTCCTCCAGCTCCTGTTCAGAGTGGTGGTGGTGGATCATTGCTTGGAACCATTG GTATGGGTAGTGCTTCAGCACAAACAACTCCGGATGTTGTGTTAG GAAGACCTACTTCTCAAGCTGCTGCTTGCCATGCACCCTGTCACAGCCCACCATCCCAGCCAG TTAACCAAGATGCTCCTCCAACTCCTGTTCAGAGTGGTGGTAGTGGATCATTGCTTGAAACTATTGGTCAGG GAAGACCTGCTCAAGCTGCTGCTTGCCATGCACCATGTCACAGCCCACCACCCCAACCAGATATTGTTTCTTCAAATCATCTCTCAG TTAACCAAGCTGTTCCTCCAGCTCCTGTTCAGAGTGGTGGTGGTGGATCATTGCTTGAAACCATTGGTCAGG GAAGACCTGCTCCTCAGGCTGCTGCTTGCTCTGCACCAGCATGCGACCCACCACCCCTACCAGATGATGTTTCTTTGAATCATTTTGCAGGTTTCA TTAACGAAGATCCTCCTCCAGATCCTGTTCAGAgcggtggtggtggaggtagaTCATTTCTGAGAGCCATAGGTCAAG GAGTGGTTACTGTTTTGGGGCACACAGCTATTGGTGCTGTGTTGGGTCCTG GAGTGGCTAGTTTTGTGGTTCGCACAGCTTTTGATGCTGTCGTAGCAAATGTTAACATTCAGCAGGAGGTGGAAGGGGAGGCGCCTGAACCAGCCAATGGCAAGCAACATTCGGCAGCTGCACCCACGTCCACTCAAGCCAAAGACAAGCAACATTAG